A segment of the Rhodopirellula bahusiensis genome:
ACGGTTTGGTCGGCACTAGTGGCACTGGTCTGGCCCAGCACGACCTTGCAGTCGTTTCCCGTTTGAGCTTCGAAGAACTCAGTTACAATGGTCATCAACAACGGGAAGGCCCGCTCGCCAAAGTCATGGCTGAACGATTGGCTCAGGTCGACGTTGATCAGCAAACAGGCATCGAGTGGTTTGGTCTTGAACATCGGTTTGGCCTGACGCTCGACCTTGGCGACGCAGCCGGTCAAGGCCATCGATATTGCCGCGATGAGGGCGATAGGAAAAGAAAGACGGGGTACATTCATGGCAGAGTTCCTGAAGATGAAGGTTGGGAGCGATACGTGCGGTTCAAACCCGCTTTCCGGTGGCGTAGTCGCTGTGGAAGATGGCAAAGCATGCGCACAAAACGACATAGAGCACGCAGCAGGCGGGGCCGGCGTAGACAGGGACTTCACCCCAACCGTTCGTCCGCGACTGAAGGCCCAGTAGGAAGATCAAAGCATCGAGTCCAATGACCCCGGCGGCCACACCGGCATAGAGGTAGAACAACGCAGGCAATTTCTGACGGTACGACAGGACATCGCCGACACCCTTGCTCTCGTTGATGACTCGAATCCACACAAGCGAGGTCGCCAAGATCAGCAAACCTGCGATCACGTGGGCCAAGTCGAGCTGATCCCATCCGCTGTACATTTCCAACCGATCCAGCATGGGAAACGGGAGGCGTGACAGCTTCGTCGAGGTAACGTCGAGTAGCATGCGAATGCCCTCCCCGGAGATCGGGATGATGGCCAAACACGACGGCGGGATGACGACGCCGTTGAGCAATCCAAACTTCAGCTTCTCGCTCGGCTTCTTCGCCCGCGGGATCGGTTTCGAGTCATCCATCGTTGAGGAATGGCCGCGGTCGGCGGCGGTTCTCCCAAAACGGGATGGCTCGCCGTTGTTCGAAGTCGAACGGGGCGTGGCATCGTTGAACGTGGACAGCTTTTCTCGCTTTAACATGGGCGACTCCTTAGGCGACTCGGGGGGCGGTTTGCTGTTCGACGGTCACCCGCTTGTAGGCGGCAAGGGCCGCTTCGAGGGCCATCACGATCGTCTCGTCATCCACGACGACGGACTGACTTTGCCGGCGGACGAGCACGTGCAATTGCGACTCGCTGTGTTGCCACAAGACGGCTGCATCGGCCGATTTCGGCGACACCGAAGGGGTGGGCTTCTCCGCGGTGCCGCCGTCCTGCCCCGACTGACGGCGGGCGTGTTTGCGGATCAGATTTTTGGCAACTTTGATCGTCAGGAAGTTGCCCGCCCGGGCAAACTCCAATGCCTCCGAGCGTGCGGCTTCTTCAACGTCCTTGCCGGCCAGAAGCTTCAAGGCTTCGCAGGTGCAACGTGCTGCGGTCACGCGGTCATGTAACAACTCGCGGCCGAAGGTTCGAAACATCGCCAGTGTGCGAAACAACTGCGTTCGAGAGATGCCGGTCTCGTCCTCCATATCGGCAAACAACTCGGCCCGCGTTTTGTCGGTCGTCAAGTGGTCGAACATCGTCAGCAACGCACCGGTCTCCAACGCGTTGAACGTTCCCCCGCCTCGGGTTCGATCTGCGATAGCCGTCATCGCACGACCCCGCTGATCTTCGTCGAGGGAGGAAGCCTCACGATGAATTTCAAACTCGTTGGCGTCGGCAATGCGGAGAGCCAAGTCACCGTTGTCGACGGACGTCCCGTCGGTATCTCGAAGAAGGGTTTGATACAGTTCAGACATATCACTTAATCGATTGAAGGGAGAGGAAGGGAGAGATTGACCGGCTGCTTGGAATGGGTGTCTGTCACCAGCAGCGAACGGTTCAGATGAATCACTTCGCGATCGACGCAATGATTGCATCGATCAACGAGTCCGGGTCGGAAGCAAGTAGTCCGTTGGGCACGGCATCAGCAATGGCCGCGAAACAGGCACGCTCATCAGGGTCGTGACCGCAAAACTGCATGACCACACTCCGGTTGGTTCCGGGCTTCGTCGCCCACTGCCTAATCGGATTGACCAGCCCACTCATCGATTGAGCTTTTGTCTGAAACGCCTGCTGCAGAAGGTTTTGGTCGATGGTCGCATGGTCACCGACGACCATTAGGATTTGATGCGTCTGCGCGTCCTCGGCCGATAAAGCCTCCAAGGCGACCGGCAGATGAAACATCCATTTCCCATCGCCTGGTTCAGTCTCGATGTCGGCAAGAAAGCTGCGTAGGTTGTTCGCGTTGGCTGTGTTGCCAACGTCACAAAGCGGCATGGTCTCAAAGCCGACCTGACTGAACGTCCGCAAGCCGATCTTCGTGCTGCTCGTCAGCGGCACCAACTCGACGATCAATCGGTCGATTACCACATTGCCACGGTCGATGTTCTTTTCCATCGACGCCGAGCGGTCATACAGAACGAATACCTCGACGCTCTTCAGTCTTGACTCCGCCCTGCTTCCACCGGCAGCCACTAGGCGTTCCTCGATCGACCCGTTGCGATCGACCGCCGATAGGCGACGCTCTGGAGCGGGCCTTATAGAGGCCGATGTCACGACCGGAACTTCAACCGGTGTCCGGGGCATAGGCGGATCGATGCGATCGGAAGGCATCCGCGGATCTATCAATGCCGGTTTATCAACCTGATCAGTCAGGTCGATGGGGGGAACGATGCGATCGAACGCCAACGCCCGCTTTAGGTCTCGCGTGAACAGGATCGAGTTCGCACCCTGTCGTCCGAAGTAATGCGATACAAAATCGCGACTAGCGTCGGCGTGCCACGACGACCGTGCCCAGCCTGAATTCAACGATAGGAACGCAATCATTGTTCCGTCTGGATACTGGTTAACCGTAGTAAAGGGCGTTGTTGGCTCATCGATGCATCCTTTCGAGGGCACTAATCCATCCGCCATCGAATACGTCGCATGATTTGGGTCTGTCATGAGCGGTGGTGCGAACAGCAGAACGCGGCACGGCAGTTCGGTTTCCCTTAGATCCTCAATCGTCTTTGCAATCTCGCAAATTCCAATATGTGTTTCGGGGCCGGTTGGCGGATCAGCCCAGTAGCTTTCCATCGCCGGGTATTGACGAATGAAGTTTGCATTGCGGACACGCGCGTCAAATGTCCCGGGTGGAACAACCAAGCGTGGGCCCGAGCCCTGACCTGGCGTGACGACTTTGACCTCGCTGCCCGATGCCAACTCTTCGAGAACGAGGAGCTCCAGACGCTCACCAAACTGGACCGGACGACCTTCGAGCGAATCGAAGATAAAAAGCTCGATCGGCTCGTCGTAAACATTTCCACTTGCGGTTGAAGGCACTCCGGTCGATCCATCGACACCCAGAGTCGGCGTTGTCCGTCCACAGCCAACACTGGTTGCTCCGAAGGTCAACGCAGCTAATAAGACCAACGGTGCTAGTCGATCCGCCTGACGACGAAGTTGCTCCGCTTTACGACGGTTCTTTCGGTTCTTAACGGCGCTGCGAATGGCGTCAGCATGTTCTTCGACTACTGCCAATCGGCCGATCAGGATTTCTTTCAGCCCGATCAGCGTCTGCGATGACACCCGAATCGAGTCGTTCAGTTTGGCGATGTATTCGGAAAGACCTGCCGCAATCGCGTTCTCGACAGAAGCGGGCCGAAAAAACTTGCCGGTAAGGCGTCGCAACCAATGGAAGGCCATCGCATTAATTAGCGATAGCGTGCCCATCTGTATTGCACTGACATACCAAGGCGGGGTGGAAGAATGTATGGTCCTGCCAGCGATCTGCCGAACCGTTTGATCGCCCTCGGTTTGCATGCAGAACAGAATTGATGCCGTTATCGCGAGACTAAATCCAGACACCGCGATGGCGATATAGAGCCAATGACTCTTGTCACGCTGACTCATCAATGCGATGAACTCGATCGAAATCAGCGTGCCGAAAATGGACGCAAACGAAAAACAAAACGCCTGAACAACCCCAGGTTCAATGATGGCACCCGTTGTCGGATCGACGTCCTGATAGAGATCACTTGCTCGAACCACCTCCACCGCCGTGGTTACCTCACTGAAGGAACCCACACCCATCAGCAGAAGCAATGAGATGATGCATCCGAGAACGAACTTTCCGTCAGTCGATTTTGCGAATGCCGCGTTGAACTTGGAAACAAGGATCTGCCGGTCGATGCCATCAAGCCGATCTTGTGCCTCGTCACGTGCCGTCCTGGCCTGCTTGATCGCATCATCAACCAGTGGGATCAATGATCCGACAGTGCCAGCCACCGCCTGATTAATCGGCCAAGCCCGTCGCGAAGACACGCGATCAATTGCTGATTCAACACCCGTCGGCACGTACTTCACATGCTCGGCAGCAACATCGATCAACTCGCCCGCCGAACGGACTTGTTCAACCAAGTCCAGTCCCTTGTCAGTCAAACAGGCAGCCGGATATCCCGGCGGACCAGTCTCGGCGTCGAATCGAATAAATTCGTGAGTTCGTTTCGGGGCACGGTCGGGCGGGTTCGGGTCGTTGTTCATCCGACCATTCATCCGCTCCGAATGAAGGTTATGTACAGACATAGCATTCCTAAAGACAAAGGTTTAGCGGTCCCGCTGTGAGGCGGGAAAAGAAGCCAGGTGGCGGTTCTGGTAAGTCGTGCGGCAATACGCAGGCTTGCCGGGAGATGCCGGCGGAAGAAGGCAGCTAACACGTGCCGACAACCACTGAAATCTCCGTCAGCGGCTCAACTATAGGCAGTAAGAGTTAACCCTTCAAGGGATAACTCTTGCTAGCTGTTAAAAATTAGACCCGGTACGTAAACCGACCGCTTGACGGGCTTGAATCCCTTCTTTGCCTCCAGAACAACAAACGTTTTGTCCTGCGTGTCTGCCGTGTGTTTTGTCGTGTCCAGTCGAACCGATTGCCCTTCGTACTCCAGCGAACCCCCAACCTCTTTCCAAGCTCGAGTGAGTTGAACGAATTTCAGCTTCGTCTCGTCATCGACCGATTTCGGACGCGTTCCATCCGTCGGGTTCGCCCGCTTTGCAAAGCACTTGGTCAATCGGTTGGCCGTGACGGTTTGATCGGGTTTTAGTTCCGGAAACAATTCGTAAGCCAAGCGTTCCAGGGTCGCAGCGGCTTCGGCTTTTTTTGTCTTTTTTTGCTGTTCGCTGAAGTGCTTCGCTAGAAAACGACTCTCGTCAGAGTTGATGCTATCAGTGCCGAGAACATGGACGCGTTCGATCAGCCCGGCGAGATACTCGCCCGGCGGCTTCATTCCGCCGCTGGGGTTCGAACGCTTCGCCATCTTTTCAAAGAATGCCGCAAACTCCGATGCAAAGTCAAGTTTCTCAGGTTGCTTTCCCGCGGAACGGCTCCAGCCCAGGATCAGAAGCCAAGCGACGTTAAGTTCGAAGTCGACCGGGCCAAGACGATCGGGTTCCTTGATGGTCGACCCTTCCCCCGAACCCGACCGCAGTCCGACATTGTCCGACGATCCGATCTCGGGGAATATCACCTTGGCCGCCGAAGCCAGTTCTTCCCAACAGTCTTCCAACAGGTCGTCGGACGGACGGATGGTGCAATCTGCGACCAATCTCAAAGCCTTGCGAATGTGATTCGCTAATCCCGCGGTATCCAGCTTCTCTACCACCGAAAGACTGTCGAAATGTCGGACGAATCGCTGAAGCTCGACCGGGTGATGCGGCTCCAACAGGGCCGACGCCCAAGCCAATGACGAGGCGGGTGAATAGTTCGGTGGTTTCATCGCGAGTTCGCCTTGGGAGATCCGGGCGACCTCCATCCGAGTCCGAAACAACCAAAGGCGGCCCAAGAGGCCGGATTATCGAACGGGGCGGCTGTTGACGCCAGCTCCACTTTCAATTCCTGCCGTAATCGTTCGTACTCCGCTTCGCGTCGTGCCATCGGCCGGAAGACCTGCTCGAGGTGACGGGATAATTCTGCTCCAGATCGCAGCGCCTCCCCGCCATCGTCGTCGAGTCCCCGCAACCACCGTTGGGACAAACGCAACGCCCCGGCCACCGATCGGCCGTTTCCGATGTAGTGGTAAAACCGATCCATCAACAATGTCGTCGCGGCGTCGCTTACCTTCCAAAGGCTGCCCACCACGTTCTTCGCACCGGCGTAAAGAAAGGCCGATGGGAAGCTGACGAATTCATCGACTTGATTGGGCATCTTCATCGCGGTCTCACATGCGCTCAAGGTGACGACCTCCGCGGAGGGCAGACACAGCCGGGAATACAACTCCGATAGATCAGCCCATCGATTCCTCGAGTCGGACCGCAGCGTGGAGGAAAGAGGATTGCTTCCTTCCCAATGTCCGTGACCGATGAAATGCCAATAGCGGGCATGCTCGGACGCTTGGGATATCTCGCTCAGCGACAGTTTTGACAGATCCATCGACTCGGCTCCCATCCTCGACTGGACCGCGTAACGCTCAAACTTTGCGGACGCGTGGGACTGAAAACGGGCAGAAAGAATGAGCGTTTCCGACCCCACCCCGCCTTGCCGGTCCAAGATCCGTTTTCCGATCGAAACGCTGGGTAGCATGCTGACCTCGAACAAGTCACCCAACCTTACACTTCCTGAGCAGAACGCCGCCGCCAGCGGGTACGCGTGCAGTTGAACGTGCGGAACCAAGATAACATGGTCATGGCCACCCAAGTGGGGAGCCACCGGTTCTATGAATGCCTCCGATAACGATCGCAACGAGTCATCAATGGCCTCGCCCAGGCGTTGCCAACTTTCTCGATCAGTGATGGTCCCGAAGGGATTCCCGAACCGCCGCGACCAACGTTCAAAATGATCTTCCAAGAAGCTGCCGGAGGCGTCGGGCAACTTGATCATCCGTGCGTCACCCGTCTTCGAAACCAGGAGGGCGAACGCGTCTCGGGGTGTGACGTGGTACTGGACGAGCGCAGTCCGATCGTTCCGCAGGAGGTCCCTTGCATCTTCCAGGGTCGCGGGTCGGATCGGGTCGGTCGCGCTGTAGTCCGGGTCGTGTCGTTGCACCTTTCTCAATAATCGAGCGTATCGATGAGACTCTGCAACCATCGAGCTCGGATCGAGGCTCGACTTCGGTCGGTCATCGACTGCGTTCTCAACCTCGCTGTCAGCCTCCACCGGATCGGCCGATCCAGGCGATGACGAGACCGGATGAGCCCCCCAATTCGTTTCCGGATCCTCGGATGCCCAGACCGCTTCGGAGGTGATCACGTTGATCTTTGCCTGATCCAGTTCTCGCAAGAGCTCTTCCGGCACGCTGCCGGGGCGTGGCGGTGGAAGGATCGTAAGGTTGTCGAGCAACAATCGATTACGAGCCAACTCGCTGGCGAAGAACGCCTGATCGATCACGCTCTCATCGGTATGGCGATCGACGTCATAACAGGCTTCGACGCGAAGGTCGAAGGCGGCCTTGAGAGTCTGCTGCACCCTCACCCGAAGGCTCGGATTGATGTCCCGGGTCCGAGTGTGCATTCCGTGATCGATCAGCCTTTTGCTGAACCGCATGGCGTCGTGTAAACGCTCGATCTTTCCAGCAAGCCGCCATTCGCGAAACGAAAGTTCTGAGGCCCAGCCTAGCGTCTCCAAGCTCAAGTCTACCGGAACCTCCCACTCGACGGGCTCCAAACACTGGACCGCCATCTCCGCAAACTCTCTGGAGGTCCGCGGTTCGCCGCTGGCTTCTAGGGCTTTCGACATGGCCAGCGTCCGGATGACACTGGTGTCCTGGGCGACAAGATGCCATTCCCCTTCGTCCAACGTGTCTTCATAGTCCGCTATCCGGTGGACCAGATTGATGGCTTCTTGGTGCCGCCCACAACGTTGCAGCATCCGTGACTTCAAAGACATGACGCGATGATACAGAAAACGGAAAGCCCGGTGGCCGTCGTCGACCAACACACGGGCTTCCGACTCGATCGCTTCGTATCTTTGCAGAACCGCGTCCGCGGCATTGTCTGGGTTCTCGCTGGACACCTGCCCGCCGGGCCTTGACGCCGCCCAAGCTAACTCGGACGAATGAGTCACCGACAGAAGCGTCTCGAGGTGAAACAACCGCGAAGTCCCCACCCCCGACCGCTGCTTTTCCGAATTCCAATTCGACAGTCGTTGGTAGACATCCTTTACGCGGGTGACGTCACCGTCGACGGCGGACACCACCGCCTCAGCCCGAGCGAGTTTGAAATGGGTGACATCGCGGAAAGCATAGTCACGGGCTTCAAATGATTGACGGATCTCCGATGCACGGTCGAGCAATTCAAAAGCTTGCGAGAGGTGTCCCCAAGCGACCTGGGACTCGGCGTGAACGGCAATGCCCTCGAGCAACGTCTCCGCCAAACCGGGGAACAGATTGATCGCATCCGCCCCCTCGTTGCATGCCGTCAAAACACCGACGCTGCGGCGATGGGCGTCGCGGGGTTTCCCGATCACGAGCGATAACTCCGCACACTTCAACAGAGTCCTTGCATAGAGCTCCCGCGTTTGCAGTCGGTGATTACTCCAGAATAATTGTCGCACGTTCCTCAACGCCCCTTCCGCACTCTGGAGCGAATGCCAGTGGTTCCGCAACAAACTGTGAGCCTCTGCTTGCGCCAAACCCCCATAGACCGTGTCCGCCATGTGGGCCTCGATCGCTTCCCATCTACCTTCGAAGTCTGCGGCACTAACCATTGCCGGAGGATCGGGAACGGTCTTGGCGAAGACGGCGAGACCTTGAATTACGTGTTTCCTGTGCCCCCGATTCGCGGCGTCACTTACCAAAGACGCTAACGTCTCGGTGTCGATGCGTAGCAGGCCCTCGCCAACCCGCGACAGCAGAGTGTTCCGTAATTGATCCGCCGTTTCCTGATCTCCTGCGGCGTTGGCTGCCACTGTCAGACTTGCGACGGCATGATCTCGATAGAGCAACCGGTGTAGACGTCCCGCTTTCTGAACGACAGCTGCCTTCATCTCTGCGGAACGAAGCGAGAGGTCACGACGCAGCGAACGTCTGTAGCAGCACTCAGCCATTTCGAGGCAGTCTCGGTGATAGAACCGATCAAATGGTGACCGTCCGCCGCACCGCTCGAAGCCGTCGGCTATCCTTTGAGCAATTGAAGCGACCGGCTCGGTGAAGCCGCGTTTATCGAAATCTGGATGGCGCTCGACGATCGTCGTTGTCATCGCTCGAAGAATCTGCCGGCAATGAGAGCAGTTTTCGACCCGCTCCGAAATTAACTCCGCCACCTGGTTGGGATGATCGAACAAAGCTAATTGCTGCGAGAACGAACCGACCGACTTGGCTTCCAGCGGCCAATCGATGGCGAAGTTGAACAGATTCCAAAGCCTACTCAACGGCCACGCTTTCGACGCGGCGGCGGCCACCGTTCGCTGCATTTCCTCTTGCGAAACCCCTCCCTCTGTTTCTTTTAAACATCTTAACCGCGAAAGAGACAGCCGCACCTCGATCAGTTCCGCGTCGGCGGGGCGAAGAACGGTCGGAAGGGTTCGAAGCTCCCGGACGTGATCGGCCAAGTCGATTTCACGCTTCTCACGTTCGGCCCGGCCCAAACCCATGTATCTGTCAACGCCCCAAAAATATTGGTGTAATACTTCAAAGGTTGACTGTTCTCGTCTAGACAGTCTCGGAGGAAGAATCAGCTCGGGCGGTTCGGCATCCTTCGGCATATGGGTGAACCAACCCTCCACCAACGCGAATAGAGCCAGCTTTTCCCGGAGTGTCATACTCTTCGCCCAAACCATCGTTCGAAGAAGTCCGGTGCAAACCTCGTCGTGCCCGTGGACAAACTTATCCGCCAGAAGTCCGCACAAGTCGCCCGTTCTCTGCAACTGTCGTCGGCGGCGACGGCGCGTCCGTAGTTCGTGACAGCGTCTGCGAAGCAAGGTTCCTGTTCCAGACAA
Coding sequences within it:
- a CDS encoding CHAT domain-containing protein; protein product: MQRTVAAAASKAWPLSRLWNLFNFAIDWPLEAKSVGSFSQQLALFDHPNQVAELISERVENCSHCRQILRAMTTTIVERHPDFDKRGFTEPVASIAQRIADGFERCGGRSPFDRFYHRDCLEMAECCYRRSLRRDLSLRSAEMKAAVVQKAGRLHRLLYRDHAVASLTVAANAAGDQETADQLRNTLLSRVGEGLLRIDTETLASLVSDAANRGHRKHVIQGLAVFAKTVPDPPAMVSAADFEGRWEAIEAHMADTVYGGLAQAEAHSLLRNHWHSLQSAEGALRNVRQLFWSNHRLQTRELYARTLLKCAELSLVIGKPRDAHRRSVGVLTACNEGADAINLFPGLAETLLEGIAVHAESQVAWGHLSQAFELLDRASEIRQSFEARDYAFRDVTHFKLARAEAVVSAVDGDVTRVKDVYQRLSNWNSEKQRSGVGTSRLFHLETLLSVTHSSELAWAASRPGGQVSSENPDNAADAVLQRYEAIESEARVLVDDGHRAFRFLYHRVMSLKSRMLQRCGRHQEAINLVHRIADYEDTLDEGEWHLVAQDTSVIRTLAMSKALEASGEPRTSREFAEMAVQCLEPVEWEVPVDLSLETLGWASELSFREWRLAGKIERLHDAMRFSKRLIDHGMHTRTRDINPSLRVRVQQTLKAAFDLRVEACYDVDRHTDESVIDQAFFASELARNRLLLDNLTILPPPRPGSVPEELLRELDQAKINVITSEAVWASEDPETNWGAHPVSSSPGSADPVEADSEVENAVDDRPKSSLDPSSMVAESHRYARLLRKVQRHDPDYSATDPIRPATLEDARDLLRNDRTALVQYHVTPRDAFALLVSKTGDARMIKLPDASGSFLEDHFERWSRRFGNPFGTITDRESWQRLGEAIDDSLRSLSEAFIEPVAPHLGGHDHVILVPHVQLHAYPLAAAFCSGSVRLGDLFEVSMLPSVSIGKRILDRQGGVGSETLILSARFQSHASAKFERYAVQSRMGAESMDLSKLSLSEISQASEHARYWHFIGHGHWEGSNPLSSTLRSDSRNRWADLSELYSRLCLPSAEVVTLSACETAMKMPNQVDEFVSFPSAFLYAGAKNVVGSLWKVSDAATTLLMDRFYHYIGNGRSVAGALRLSQRWLRGLDDDGGEALRSGAELSRHLEQVFRPMARREAEYERLRQELKVELASTAAPFDNPASWAAFGCFGLGWRSPGSPKANSR